In Colletotrichum higginsianum IMI 349063 chromosome 1, whole genome shotgun sequence, one genomic interval encodes:
- a CDS encoding C2H2 transcription factor, giving the protein MAAAFRPVNSPLPAEIKIDDKMTTSPTTPRPNTAPHPQTPQPQPLPDDAKTPTKATFGSGSGSTGLASQKPLPSSPFPQAVQVPESAEKVKTPTRANSQHSRRSRDSEDVDMDDSEGEDDGGSDDDSLNADGTRSNKKKKSQRFYCTDYPPCNLSFTRSEHLARHIRKHTGERPFQCHCSRRFSRLDNLRQHAQTVHVNEDIPIDSLAATGARFQRQMRTERVRQQGGRARASTAGSATGPVRGHSKSLSTSSIASVGSIGSAFGPRDDIRRRPPPLVMADPRSRLSLESYRSAAADGSYGYRPVSPTDYSTPTSATFSTGQSSPRWGSAIASPATSHSRSHSMYSSGSRTPGRRLSVPSGVNPFQSPHGAPVNRIIYGAAPVNSSNLGAFSPAPSSHLASPTTPTSGWSGRRDSAASAADEAWRRRTWHPDSRTFKTNTSHLSNVLTPGQIQPNPAPPMVSAPNPPQTLRLPGIESFDPLPSRHVSPPRRIPSPMMVDSEAARPRALLPGTDVVTDDRRNVSQWDMGLHRGLTRLDITSNTTPPRDSAGAWANEVNQAVQAQAEQVRLNPPTVRFDVDPPSYSNKSGAFARNHQHTMSAPSFASRENKRHGWYHGPVGSNVHGPRPEAPNNDARGPHVNRMVHPNITAFSGFPGRQPEPQQPQQQQQHHHHHHHQQQQHQQQQQQQPGNPDPLRRLEALVAVATSEGTTATAY; this is encoded by the exons ATGGCTGCTGCGTTCAGACCAGTGAACTCGCCGCTACCAGCAGAGATCAAGATTGACGATAAGATGACGACGTCACCGACGACACCCAGGCCGAACACCGCTCCGCATCCACAGACACCTCAACCTCAGCCCCTTCCGGACGACGCGAAGACGCCGACCAAGGCAACGTttggcagcggcagcggcagcaccgGCCTGGCGTCCCAGAAGCCACTCCCCAGctccccctttccccaaGCCGTTCAGGTTCCCGAAAGCGCCGAGAAGGTCAAGACCCCGACACGAGCCAACTCGCAACATTCCAGGAGGTCGAGGGACTCTGAAGATGTCGACATGGATGACTCggaaggcgaggacgacggcggatCTGACGACGACAGCCTGAATGCCGACGGCACCAGAtcgaacaagaagaagaagtcgcAGCGCTTCTACTGTACCGACTACCCGCCGTGCAACTTGAGCTTCACCAGGAGCGAGCACTTGGCCAGGCACATTCG GAAACACACCGGCGAGAGACCCTTCCAGTGCCACTGCTCCCGTCGCTTCTCCCGTCTCGATAACCTGCGACAGCACGCACAGACGGTGCACGTCAACGAGGACATTCCCATAGACTCCTTGGCCGCAACGGGTGCAAGGTTCCAGAGGCAGATGCGGACCGAGCGCGTGCGTCAACAAGGTGGTCGGGCCCGCGCTTCAACGGCTGGCAGCGCCACTGGCCCGGTACGAGGCCACTCCAAGTCGTTGTCGACATCCAGCATTGCCAGCGTCGGCTCCATTGGATCTGCCTTCGGACCCCGCGACGATattcgacgacgccctccccctctgGTCATGGCCGACCCCCGGTCGCGCTTGTCGCTTGAGTCCTAccgcagcgccgccgcagatGGATCATACGGCTACCGCCCTGTCTCGCCGACGGACTACAGCACACccacgtcggcgacgttTTCGACTGGTCAGAGCAGCCCGCGATGGGGCTCGGCCATCGCCTCTCCGGCCACTTCACACTCTCGGTCCCACAGCATGTACTCGTCTggctcgaggacgccggggAGACGGCTCAGCGTGCCCTCGGGCGTCAACCCTTTCCAGTCGCCGCATGGTGCGCCAGTCAATAGGATCATTTACGGTGCCGCCCCTGTCAACTCGTCCAACCTGGGTGCATTTTCACCCGCGCCTAGCAGTCATCTGGCATCGCCCACTACCCCGACATCTGGATGGTCTGGCAGGCGGGATTCCGCGGcatccgccgccgacgaggcatGGCGCCGACGGACTTGGCATCCCGACTCGAGAACCTTCAAAACCAACACCAGCCATCTCAGCAATGTCCTCACGCCGGGCCAGATCCAGCCGAACCCGGCGCCCCCTATGGTCAGCGCCCCGAACCCGCCCCAGACCCTTCGGCTGCCGGGGATCGAATCGTTTGACCCCTTGCCATCTAGGCATGTGTCTCCCCCGAGGAGGATTCCATCGCCGATGATGGTTGATTCCGAAGCCGCCCGCCCCAGGGCGCTTCTCCCTGGCACcgacgtcgtcaccgacgACCGGCGCAATGTGTCCCAGTGGGACATGGGATTGCACCGCGGGCTGACGAGGCTGGACATCACATCCAACACGACGCCGCCCCGCGACAGCGCCGGTGCCTGGGCGAACGAGGTGAACCAGGCCGTACAGGCGCAGGCGGAGCAAGTCCGGCTCAACCCGCCGACGGTCAGGTTTGATGTTGATCCGCCGTCCTATTCCAACAAGTCGGGTGCGTTTGCTCGCAACCATCAGCACACAATGTCGGCACCCTCGTTTGCGTCGAGGGAGAACAAGCGGCATGGGTGGTACCACGGGCCTGTCGGCAGCAACGTCCACGGACCTCGGCCAGAGGCGCCCAACAACGACGCTCGTGGGCCGCATGTTAACCGGATGGTTCACCCAAACATAACTGCCTTCTCTGGGTTCCCCGGCAGACAACCCGAGCCGCAACAaccccagcagcagcagcagcatcaccatcatcatcatcatcagcagcagcagcatcagcagcagcaacagcagcagccggggAACCCAGACCCTCTCAGACGACTTGAGGCGCTGGTGGCCGTCGCCACGAGCGAAGGAACCACGGCGACTGCCTATTGA
- a CDS encoding ATPase produces the protein MMLPSHAEPPAPVPNDTAGAEGGSECAMQTLYEGKRRCECCRNWVEEYPKDLQVKVEARPAVKQKALVARMRRNHDGGEGDGEPLALDSLVVQSASLKRTLGELFEGFQGITPSLKKVVFRSPFRPFYYRWKRFGAILDRQRRDDPAAAAYTQLLHDTLSRHFGATFAEIDDLVGHGVITHSLLWALFEPGTLAVAKEDGDERFFLVDGCTESQLGPVGVMVRFIDWDGSRFGYAKAGIHIPPFDGTCEINKLGIYPARFHGSQQTAEAEATLRGRRFHALGGFHHKAYSGMARVKSRAATPRHVDGRIIVDAASYFHANNAKEELVPLSESLTPRIDVQDDAHNSGNNRTRSTSEMDRRRQRRDRDPVSGFPENSSPLCFPPNTSLTQVRPSAKVPALTDTQLLICNTTVKGYSLKLKRWAEFRVADVAEVAFNDAAFPNLMLPGGYKNLILSFVDGQAKPGDNTFDDVIEGKGRGIVMLLTGNPGVGKTLTAEAVADKLRKPLYVLSAGELGEASRGVEQRLREVLELTEKWNGVLLFDECDVFLQERSANALAHNEIVAVFLRLLEYHRGILIMTTNRADSIDRAFQSRIHLTLHYPDLDAAAKEHIWRQFVARSLSISERDDGRGAAAASLADESFARLARLPLNGREIKNIVKVATLLACQEQTALGMGQIETVLRATRGMGPELDVLVR, from the exons ATGATGCTCCCGTCCCACGCCGagccgcccgcgcccgtcCCCAACGACACTGCCGGGGCTGAAGGCGGCTCCGAGTGCGCGATGCAGACGCTCTACGAAGGCAAGCGAAGATGCGAGTGCTGCAGGAACTGGGTGGAGGAGTACCCCAAGGACTTGCaggtcaaggtcgaggcgAGGCCCGCGGTCAAGCAAAAGGCCCTCGTCGCGCGAATGCGCCGGaaccacgacggcggcgagggcgacggggagcccctggccctcgactccctcgtcgtccagagCGCCTCCCTCAAGAGGACCCTCGGCGAGCTGTTCGAGGGGTTCCAGGGCATCACCCCGTCCCTCAAGAAGGTTGTCTTCCGGTCGCCGTTCCGCCCCTTTTACTACCGCTGGAAGCGGTTCGGCGCCATCCTGGACCGGCAGAGGCGCGACGAcccggccgcggccgcgtACACGCAGCTCCTCCACGACACGCTCAGCCGGCACTTCGGGGCCACCTTTGCCGAGattgacgacctcgtcggccacggCGTCATCACGCACTCTCTCCTCTGGGCGCTCTTCGAGCCCGGCacgctcgccgtcgccaaggaggacggcgacgagcgcttcttcctcgtcgacggctgCACCGAGAGCCAGTTAGGTCCTGTGGGCGTCATGGTGCGCTTCATCGACTGGGACGGGTCCCGGTTCGGGTATGCCAAGGCCGGCATCCACATCCCTCCGTTCGACGGCACTTGCGAGATCAACAAGCTCGGCATCTACCCGGCGCGCTTCCACGGGTCCCAAcagacggccgaggccgaggcaaCGCTCCGGGGCCGGCGGTTCCACGCACTCGGCGGCTTCCACCACAAGGCCTACTCCGGGATGGCACGTGTCAAGAGCCGGGCGGCCACACCGCGCCAC GTCGACGGCCGCAtcatcgtcgatgccgcGTCCTACTTCCACGCCAACAACGCGAAGGAGGAGCTCGTGCCCCTCTCGGAATCCTTAACGCCCAGGATCGACGTCCAGGACGACGCACACAACAGCGGCAACAACAGAACCAG ATCGACGTCGGAGATGGACCGGCGCAGGCAGAGGAGAGACCGGGATCCAGTCAGTGGTTTTCCTGAAAACAGCTCACCCCTTTGTTTCCCCCCAAACACATCGCTGACCCAAGTTCGTCCATCCGCCAAAGTCCCCGCCCTCACGGACACGCAGCTGCTCATCTGCAACACCACCGTCAAGGGCTACTCCCTCAAGCTCAAGCGCTGGGCCGAGTTCCGGGTGGCcgacgtggccgaggtcgccTTCAACGACGCCGCCTTCCCGAACCTGATGCTCCCGGGCGGCTACAAGAACCTGATCCTCTCCTTCGTGGACGGGCAGGCCAAGCCGGGCGACAACACATTTGACGACGTCATCGAGGGGAAAGGCCGCGGCATCGTCATGCTCCTGACCGGCAACCCGGGCGTCGGCAAGACGctgacggccgaggccgtggccgacaAGCTGCGGAAGCCGCTGTACGTCCTCAGcgccggcgagctgggcgaggcgagccgcggcgtcgagcagcgcCTGCGggaggtcctcgagctgaCGGAGAAGTGGAAcggcgtcctcctcttcgacgaGTGCGACGTCTTTCTCCAGGAGCGCTCGGCGAACGCGCTAGCCCACAACGAGATCGTCGCCGTGTTCCTCCG ACTCCTCGAGTACCACCGCGGCATCCTCATCATGACCACGAACCGCGCCGACTCCATCGACCGGGCGTTCCAGAGCAGGATCCACCTGACGCTCCACTACCCGGAcctcgacgcggcggccaaggagcACATCTGGCGGCAGTTCGTCGCGCGCTCCCTCTCCATCTCGGAACgggacgacggccgcggcgccgcggccgcctccCTGGCGGACGAGTCCTTCGCGCGCCTGGCGAGGCTGCCCCTGAACGGGCGGGAGATCAAGAACATCGTCAAGGTCGCCACGCTGCTCGCCTGCCAGGAGCAGACGGCGCTGGGCATGGGGCAGATCGAGACCGTCCTCCGGGCGACCAGAGGCATGGGGCCGGAGCTGGACGTTCTCGTGCGTTAG